From Cryptosporangium minutisporangium:
GCCTGCGTGACAGCCAACGATGTGGTCATCGACCATACCGGTTGCCTGCATCAACGCGTACGCAGTGGTGGGACCCACGAAGCGGAATCCGCGTCGGCGCAGGTCCTTGGCGAGGGCCACCGACTCCGGTGACGTGGCGGGCACGTCCGCCCGGGTGCGCGGCCGGGGGCGCGGCGGTGGCGCGAACGACCAGAGCAGCGCGGAGAGCCCGTCGGGGAGCTGCGCGGCGAGCCGCGCGTTGCCGATCGCGGCGTCGATCTTCGCCCGGTTGCGGATGATCCCGGTGTCGGCGAGCAGCCGCTCGACGTCCGACTCGTCGAACGCCGCAACGGCAGCCACCGAGAAGCCGGCGAACGCCCGCCGGAAGCCCTCCCGACGGCGCAGGATCGTGAGCCAGGACAGGCCGGACTGGAACGCCTCCAGGCACAGCCGTTCGAACAGCGCGTCGTCCCCGGCGAGGCGGCGGCCCCACTCCTGGTCGTGGTAGGCGACGTAGTCCTCGGCCGCGCCCGCCCAGGAGCAGCGAAGCCGGTCGTCGGGCCCGCGCAGCAGCCCGACCTCCGCCAGCGCCACGGCGTCGGCGTCGCTCATCGCCGTGCGGCGGACCCGCTGGTGCGGGCGACGTAGCGGCGGAAGCGCCGGAGCCCGACCGCCAGAGCCGCGGCGGCGAGCGGGCGGACCAGTGGCCACACCCGCGCGCCGAACTTCCCGAGCGGCAGGTGCAGGTCCTCGCTCCACGTCATCGCGGTGCGGTCTGCACCCCGTTCGACCAGCCGAAACGCTCCCGGCCCCCGAACCAGCCGCCCGACGTGCACCACGTCGACGCGATGCGGTGGCTCCCACGTCACGACGTGGAAGACGTCCAGGAAGCCGACCCTGCGGTTGAGGAAACCGAGCCGCACGCCGGTGAACGCATGTACGACGCTGCCCGGGCTCCGCCCGTCG
This genomic window contains:
- a CDS encoding SRPBCC family protein, which codes for MTVPSGVAPVPADIPAELAVSGPGRLAVDVVVDADIETVFAAATDWPAQARWIPLTDVRVVRGDGRSPGSVVHAFTGVRLGFLNRRVGFLDVFHVVTWEPPHRVDVVHVGRLVRGPGAFRLVERGADRTAMTWSEDLHLPLGKFGARVWPLVRPLAAAALAVGLRRFRRYVARTSGSAARR
- a CDS encoding DNA-3-methyladenine glycosylase I, whose product is MSDADAVALAEVGLLRGPDDRLRCSWAGAAEDYVAYHDQEWGRRLAGDDALFERLCLEAFQSGLSWLTILRRREGFRRAFAGFSVAAVAAFDESDVERLLADTGIIRNRAKIDAAIGNARLAAQLPDGLSALLWSFAPPPRPRPRTRADVPATSPESVALAKDLRRRGFRFVGPTTAYALMQATGMVDDHIVGCHAGAA